The DNA region ATCCCGATCACGATATCCGAGACACCGGTCCCAAGTGTTTCGAGTCTCGCATCCAACGCGTGACTCTCTTCCGCCGTTACATGCAGTGTCGGTTTTGGAGCACCACCAGACAAGCCCAAGGGTTTCAGCAAATTCCAGTAGTACTCGACTTGATGGACTGATTGGCGAGGCTCAACTACGGCGACCGGGTTGGTCAGGAAGAAGACTCGTCCATCCGTCGCATAGCCATACCGCTGATGAATGCCGGCGAGCCACGCAAGAAATGCCGCCTCAAAGGCGTTCTGAAACAGCACGGCGAGATCGAACCCATGACGCCGCAACAAACCAGCAAGCGCCCACTTCCCTGAGAGTCCGGCATGAGCCCCCTTATCCTCGTAGACCAGCACCCGATTCAGCTCTGGAGCGGCACGGAACAGCTCAGCAACAGCAGATTTGGCCAGCATCGTGACTTCTGCCTCAGGAAATAGCGACCTGAGACCTCGAAGAGCAGGCTCGCACATGACGGCATCGCCGATCCAATTCGGTGCCCGTAGCAGAATTTTTCGAGGCTGCGTTTCAAGCATGACGCTCCGCTGTGTGACGGCTTCGCGATAGAGGCCCATCTATCAGCTGAGACAACCGCTCTTCTCCTCGAACCACGTATGTTTCAAGCCGAAGCATCCACCAGGAAGCGTCGGCCTCGAGCAAGGGCTTCAGTTTCCCCCCATCCTTTTCAGTCGTCAACACGAAGTCACTCCCGCTACCCCGCACCTGATTGCGAACCTCCCCGATCTCACGTTGACTGTAGCGATGATGATCTTCAAACATGGTCTCGCCCACTATCTCGACTCCAACGGATTCAGCCGAGCGGCGGAACGAGGGGCTATTGCCGATTCCGCTCACCAACCAAGCCTTTTTCCCCTTCCCCCATTCAATGACCTGTGACGCCCCCGACCCAATCGCAATGAAAGACTCCGGTCGAAAGACCACCTCAATGTCATCATCGGAGCCACAAGGCATCCTGCGTAATCGGCTCCGAATGGCATCGACGTCCTGGCGAGAATCGGCTCGAGTGATCACCACCGCGCTCGCCCGATCCAATTCCTGCAACGGTTCTCGGAGTCTTCCCGCCGGGAGCAATGCGTCGAGTCCGACCGCATCGGTTGCATCCAGCAGGAGCAAATCCACGTCTCGATGAAGCGCGAGATGCTGAAACCCATCATCCAAAATCATACAATCGACGGGATGTTGCTGTAAGACCCAGCGACCGAGTGCCACACGATTTGCGCCCACCGCCACGACAGTTTGGGGACAACGCTGGGCCATTAGGAACGGTTCATCCCCCGACTCCGATGAATCAGCCAAAATGTGCGCTCCATCCGATACCAGAACATGCGATGCATGACTCGTCCGCTTATAGCCTCGGCTCAAGATTGCGACTCGCCAGCCCTTGGCCACTAATCGTTGGGCCAGAAAAATAACGAACGGAGTCTTTCCTGTTCCTCCGACCGTCAGGTTCCCCACGCTAATGACCGGACAAGGCAACCGTGCGGTTACCAGCCAACCATGTCGATAGCACCATCGCCGAACCTGGGTGGTGAGACCGTACAACCCGGCAATCCAGTACAGCCATGTACGGACCGGTTGTCCTGGAGACAGAAATGACATATCAGGGTTTGACCACCAGAGGCCCTGCCCCTGTTGTCAGAGAATGGTCGGAGTACGACGAAGCAGTACGGATGCACTGTTCTATCTGCTCCACACTCCGCATAAGTGCGCCTTGATTGTCCGACACCACCTGTTTCGCCACCTGACCATCTTGATTCCGTTTGTCAGGCTGACGTATCCATTCCTCAATCGAGACGACAAGATCCTCCACTCCCATCACCCGACGTCCTCCTCCGGACTGTGACAAGAGCGTCGCTATTTCGGCGCAATGGTCTGTATAGGGTCCGAACATCACCGGAGTCCCCCACACGGCAGGCTCGAGCAAATTGTGCCCTCCGACGGGAATCAACGTCCCTCCCACAAAAGCCACGACGGCGTCTCGATAGGCGCGAGCAAGCTCTCCTCTTGTATCTAAAATGATCACACGAGGGCCCTTGTGCGCCGATTGAATCCGGCTCCTCCGTTCGACGGCGAATCCCGCCTCTCGAAAAATGGCTTCGACTTTCTCGGCTCGTTCGATATGGCGCGGCGCCACCATCAAGACCGTATCAGGATGGTTCTTGACGATCTGTGCATAGGCCGAAGCCAGGAGTTCCTCTTCACCAGCATGGGTACTGCCGGCAAGAATCAATTGTTCGCACTCCTCAACCCCCAAACTCTGGCGGAGCGACGCCTCCGCCTTCATCTCCGGGAGCGGCTGATCAAACTTGATATTACCGGTCACATGAACACGTGAAGGTTCCGCTCCCAACGCCACAATACGCTCCTGATCCCTGTCCGATTGCATCAAACAGAGCGTCAGCGTTTGAAGAACCGTCCGATAGAAGGAGCGAATAAGAGGCAGATCCTGACGACCGAACGATCGGGAAGACAACCGGCCGTTCACGAGGACGGACGGCACATCGTGCTCATGCAGTGACCACAAGAGATTGGGCCACAACTCCGTCTCGACAAATACATACAGGATCGGCTGCATATGACGGATCATCCGCCCCACCGCCCAGGTGAAATCAAGTGGCGCATACCGATGTTCGGCAACACCCTTTAAGCGCTGCTCGACCGCTTCACGGCCAGTCTCGGTCACCGTTGTCAGGATATAGCGAAATTCGGGATGGTGTTCATGCAATGCCCTGACCAGCGGCGAAACAGCGACCACTTCACCGAGCGACACGGCATGAATCCACACCAGCGGTCGAGACGGTTGGGTCCCGTCAAAAATAGGTAGCTGCCAGCCCATGCGCTGCAGGAAACCAGGCCGGCAGCGTGGCTTGGCAAGGAGAACACCCACGATTACGGGCGATGCGAGAAGAAGGCCAATGTTATAGAGAAGCTTCCACATGGGAACGAAGTTAGACGTAAGAGGTAAAAGGTGAAACGTCTTGCAAAACTTCAGTACCTCCTACGCTTCACGTCTCACTGCTCACGCGTCACATCTTCTTCGGCCTGATCTGTCAACTGATTGAGGGCTGTCTCAAGTTCCGCCCGAAGGGTTTCAAGCATGGCAGCATCCGCCTCGCGCGGGACCCAGAGCGGGCTTCCATAGAGGAATAGGCCTCTGGAGAACGGGTACGGGACCATAAAGCGGTCCCAGCTCGCAAAGAGTTTTTTTTTGAGCAGGCAAAGATCATGGGCACGATGGGAAGCCCGCTGGCTTTAGCCATTTGAATGACCCCAAGCTTGACCACCTGCCGAGGGCCCTTAGGACCATCAGGAGTCACAGCGACATCTTGGCCAGACCGGCCGAGTTTGATCAACGCTCGCAACGCTCCCGCCCCTCCTCGGGTACTGGAGCCACGCACCGCCTTGTGACCAAATCGGGCCACGATGCGCGCAATG from Candidatus Nitrospira nitrosa includes:
- a CDS encoding lysophospholipid acyltransferase family protein, producing the protein MKHSPFVKWLKLSVLPPVAAALMRGVAWSMRCETGGHEAVDALYREGQHAIFAFWHGQQLMMLFGYRGTGTQALISQHGDGEIIARIVARFGHKAVRGSSTRGGAGALRALIKLGRSGQDVAVTPDGPKGPRQVVKLGVIQMAKASGLPIVPMIFACSKKNSLRAGTALWSRTRSPEAYSSMEARSGSRARRMLPCLKPFGRNLRQPSIS
- the lpxK gene encoding tetraacyldisaccharide 4'-kinase encodes the protein MSFLSPGQPVRTWLYWIAGLYGLTTQVRRWCYRHGWLVTARLPCPVISVGNLTVGGTGKTPFVIFLAQRLVAKGWRVAILSRGYKRTSHASHVLVSDGAHILADSSESGDEPFLMAQRCPQTVVAVGANRVALGRWVLQQHPVDCMILDDGFQHLALHRDVDLLLLDATDAVGLDALLPAGRLREPLQELDRASAVVITRADSRQDVDAIRSRLRRMPCGSDDDIEVVFRPESFIAIGSGASQVIEWGKGKKAWLVSGIGNSPSFRRSAESVGVEIVGETMFEDHHRYSQREIGEVRNQVRGSGSDFVLTTEKDGGKLKPLLEADASWWMLRLETYVVRGEERLSQLIDGPLSRSRHTAERHA
- a CDS encoding 3-deoxy-D-manno-octulosonic acid transferase → MGWQLPIFDGTQPSRPLVWIHAVSLGEVVAVSPLVRALHEHHPEFRYILTTVTETGREAVEQRLKGVAEHRYAPLDFTWAVGRMIRHMQPILYVFVETELWPNLLWSLHEHDVPSVLVNGRLSSRSFGRQDLPLIRSFYRTVLQTLTLCLMQSDRDQERIVALGAEPSRVHVTGNIKFDQPLPEMKAEASLRQSLGVEECEQLILAGSTHAGEEELLASAYAQIVKNHPDTVLMVAPRHIERAEKVEAIFREAGFAVERRSRIQSAHKGPRVIILDTRGELARAYRDAVVAFVGGTLIPVGGHNLLEPAVWGTPVMFGPYTDHCAEIATLLSQSGGGRRVMGVEDLVVSIEEWIRQPDKRNQDGQVAKQVVSDNQGALMRSVEQIEQCIRTASSYSDHSLTTGAGPLVVKP